In Williamsoniiplasma luminosum, the genomic stretch GGATCGAACCCACAACCCACTGATTAAGAGTCAGTTGCTCTACCAATTGCGCTAATCAGACATCTAAAATTAGTTTAGCACTACTTTACATTTTTGACAATTTTTAAACACGAACAAAAATTGATCTTTAACATATCCTGATCTAACAACAAAAATAGCTAAAATTTTTAGCTATTTTTGTTGTTTTTTGAAATTTAAAACCATGAAAAGTTTAGTAAAGATTTTTTTGTCTTTTTAAAAGTCAAAAAAAGCTATCCACAATCTTGTGTTTAGAAATTTTTCGATTTTTTTTCTTTAATATAGAAATTGAAAGGAGATTTAAAAAAATGGAAGAAGTTATAAAAGAGATAAATTCTAAAAACGAATCGAATCCAACCAAGCTTTTCTTGAAAAACAATTTTAACAAAATTATTGTGATGCGAAGAGTCCAAAAATTTGGTGGATGATTAAGTGCGATGATTATGCCAGTCATTGGTGTGATTATTGGTTGAGGATTACTATCAGCATTCTTTATTCCTGATGGATGAACACCCGTTAAAGCAATTAGTGACCATGTAACAGGAAATTTAATGACTTATTTAATTCCAATTTTAATTGGATATCAAGCCGGTAAGCTTGTTCATGGTAACCGTGGAGGGACTATTGCCGCCTTTGTGGTTTTTGGAGTAATTGTTGGAAATCAATTCAATCCTGGATTTGCAGCAGATTCTAAACCAACCCCACAATTTTTGGGTGCAATGATCTGTGGTCCAATTGGGGCTGGAGTTTTAAAAGGTTTTGATAAATTAATCGAAGGAAAAATTAAAGAAGGATTTGAAATGTTGGTCAACAACTTTTCACTAGCCATCCTTGGAGCAGCAATGTGTTTGGGAGCCTTTTATGGTATGCCTTATGTAATTAATGGTATTTCACATGTTCTAGGTATCATTGTTAAAGCAGCCATTAATGCAAAATTAATTTTCTTGGCAGCCTTAATTATTGAACCAGCGAAATTACTATTCTTAAATAATGCAATTAATCATGGTGTGTTAACCCCACTTGGTCTAGATATGGCTAGAGAAACAGGTAAAAGTATTTTATTCTTACTTGAAGCTAATCCAGGTCCTGGATTAGGTATGTTAGTTGCAACAATCATTTTTGATAAAAAATCAAGAGGACAAGCAGCAGGAGCAAGTGTTATTCATTTCTTTGGAGGTATTCATGAAGTTTACTTCCCATTCGCATTAATGCGTCCAGCATTAATAATTTCACTACTAGGTGGAGGATTAGTTGGAGATGCAATATTCCAAAGCTTTGGTGCAGGTTTAATTGGGCCAGCAAGTCCAGGTTCTATTATCGCGGTTTATGCCATGACTAAGTCCGAAGCTCTAAATTATGCTGGTGTTTCGGTTGGAATTATCGGGGCTGCGGCAGCTAGTTTAGGTATTGCTTCATTGATCTTTTTGATTAATCGCAAGAAATACAAAAAAATGGGTCAAGAAGAATTACAAGCTTCAGGACAAAAAGTTGTTCAATTAAAAGGTAAAGAATCAAAATACATTAAAACTGATGTTAAAAAAGCAAATGTTGAAGTTGTAAAATTAGATTCAATTCCAAAAACAATTATCTTTGCATGTGAAGCTGGAATGGGTTCTAGTGCAATGGGTGCTTCAATTTTGAAAAAGAAATTTAAAGAAGCTGGGATTCCGATGAAAGTATTGAATTACGCAGTTAAAGAATTGCCAACTGATGCTGAATATGTCATTACCCAAGAAAAATTAACTGAATTGGCGAAAAATAAAGCACCAAATGCAGTACACAAAAGTATAAACAATTTCTTAAATAAAGAATTCTATGACAAAATTATAGATGAGATTAAACTAGAAATGGATAAAAGTAATGAAGAAGGAAAGACAAAATAAAATTTTGTACATCTTTTTAAGTTATAAAACAATCAATAAATATACATTAAAAAATCATTTAGATATAAGTTTTAAGACTCTGGATAGAGATATAAACGATTTGAATGATTTTTTAAAACCCATTAAAACGTATATTAGTAAAATTGATGATAACTATATCTTGATGAATGCTCAAACACACTTAATTCTGAACTTTACTAAATTAAATGATGAATTTTTAATGATTAGTGAACGCTTGATTTTTATAATCTTAGAAATTTTAAAAAATGAACATGTTCAGCAAGCTCGCTTACTTGAAGATTTACAAATTAGTAAAAATATTCTAGTTGAAGATTTACAAAAACTAAAAATCATTTTAGAAAAATATGATCTTGAATTATTGTGAGAGAAAAAAGGGATTACAATTCCTGATCTTAGCATTGAAAAATTAATTCCGATTATTTCCAATAATGCTGTTGATATCATCTTTTTAAAAAAGAATTCAACCTTATTACAATATGGTGATTTAAGCCAATTATTTTCAGAATATATTTATAAAAAGTTAGTTCGCTATTTTAAAATTGACAATTTTAAAATTATTTATAATCACTTAGTTAATTTGATTATTGACCAACAAAATTTAAGTGAAATTAATATTGCAATTATGGCGATGAAAATTACCTTCTATTTAAATCATTCCAAAAATAAAAATTTAAATTTATTAGATTCTATTAATTTTAAAAAAGATTTAAATAATTTATATCTTTCTCCGCATGATCAAAATATTTTAAACAGCATCTGACTTAAAGAAGATTACAAAACCAATATCTTATCTTGTGTTCAAGAAATTGAAAATGAAATTGAAAAATTATTTCACCACAAATTATTGCTAGATGAATATATCGAAGAAAGATTAACTCAGCATTTAATCGCAAACATTTTCAATGATAAAGTTGATGATTTAATCATTGAAGAATACAAACAAAATCTTTATAAATATAAGAATAACTATTTTGAAATTTTCACAATTATTGCTTTGGCAATCGAAAAAAACTTTGCAAATCAAGATTTAAATCTTGCCTTAACATATGAATTATTTATACACATCATAATTTATTTAAATACCTTATTGGCAAATGTTGAAGCTAAAATTTTAGCGGTTTGTGTTGGGGGAATGGGTCAAAGTTTTATGCTTAAAAGTTTTTTAAAATCTTTATATCCAAAATCTGAAATTGAGACATCTTCTCTTTCCCTAATCAACAAAAAGAAATTGCCAGAATATGATTTGGTCATTTCAACCATTGATATTGGAAATTATAAAAATGCAAATTTAATTCAATTTCCCATTGCCTCAATTTTAAGCCAACGAGAACAATTGAGTTTTTTCATAAATTTAAAAATTTATGAAAAATTAATTGGTCACAACAAAATTAAAAAAATCTTTAGTCCTGAAAACGTGCTAATTAATCAAAATGCCAAAACAAAAGAAGAAGCGATTCTAAAATGCGGAAATTTACTGAAAGAATTGGGTTATATCACCGATGAATATATTGATTCAATGCTTGAAAGAGAACGTCATTTTTCAACTTATATCGGAAACTGAATTGCGATTTGTCATGGCATGGATGGACGTGGGGTTTTGGACAATGGAATTGTGATCATTCACTTTGAAAAACCAATTATGTTTGAAGATCAACCAACACATTTTTTAGTTGGGTTGTCTGCTAAAAATAGTCAATACAATGATTTTTTTGAAAAAATGAGCATCAAACTGTTAGAAATTGATTTTGTTGAAGAGTTATTGAAGCACCCTTCAAGAGAAAGAATATTTAAGGAATTTGAATTATAATTTAAATAAAGGAGTCGAAATTATTATGAAAGTATTACATTTTGGAGCAGGAAATATCGGTCGAGGTTTTATTGCCCCAATTCTATTAAAAGATCAAAATATTGAACATATCAAATTTACAGATATTAACAAAAATATGATTAGTCACATTAATGAAGTCAAAGAATTTCATGTCATTGAATTAGGAGAAACCAAAAATATTATCAAAATTGATAATAAAATAAGTGGTGTTTCCAATGAAGATTTATTTTTAAACAATGATTATAAAATTGATATTTTAACAACATCAATTGGAGCATTAGCCTTAAAATACATTGAAGATATTGTTGTTAAAATTATCAAAAATAAAGAAAATAACAACGAAAAATTAATTATTATGTGTTGTGAAAACGGGGATAAAGTTTCTTCGATGTTCAAACAACAAATTCAAAAACTTTATAATTTTGATGAAAATTTAATCGCTTTTGTTGATGTAATGGTCGATAGAATTGTCCCAGACCAGAAAAAAACTAATATTATTGATATCGAAGTTGAACAATATTATTCATGAATTGTTGATGAAACACAATGACCAACAACAATCCCGCGCATTTCTTCATTGAAATATTCAAAAAATATGGATGCTGAAATTGCCAAAAAAATTTGATTATTAAATGGAGGTCATGCTAGTTTATGTTGAGCTGCTTACAAATTAAATCAATTTAATCCCCCATTTACAAACGCAAGTTTAAAAATTGAGACTTTGAAAAAATTTCTAGTCGCCTATTTAAATGAAGTTGGTCAAATTTTTTCAAAACAATTTAATTATGATTTGGATGAAGTTAAAAAATTTATTAATCAAACGATTGAGCGTTTTGAAAACATTTACATTCAGGATCATTTAGAAAGAGTTGGCAGAAATTTAATCTTAAAATTACAACTAGAAGAAAGAATTTTAAAACCATTCTTACTTGGACAAAAATTAGGATTAGAAACAAAAAATATTCAACAAAGTATTTTAAACGCCCTTGATTACACCAACGAAAATGATAACGATGGCAAAATTATTGCCCAAATGCATGCCAACCATCAAACCAAGGCAATGATGTTGAAAACAATTATCAAAGACATTACAGATGAACAAATAGAGTTTATTTTAAATATAAATAATTAAAATCAGGAGACAGAGAACATGTTAAAAAAAGAACACATATTTTTAAATCAAAAATTTAATTCCAAAGCAGAAATTTTAAATGATATTTTTTTAAAATTTAAAAAAGAAAAGGTCGATCCCGTTTATATTGATTCAATTTTAGAGCGGGAAAAATTAGCTTCCTTTTATATTGGAAATAAAATTTCGATTCCTCATGGAACTTATGAAGGAATGCAAAGCCTAAAAGAATCTTTAATTCTGTTTTACCATTTGAAAAATGAGGTTATTTGAGATGGAGAAATCGTTAAAATTGTGATTGCTTTAGCAATCAAACCCGAACATCAAATGGAAGTTCTGCAAAATATTGCAGTTAATTCAATGGACGAAGAATTTTTTGAAGATTTAATCAATTTTCCAACTCTTGAAAAAATTGAACAATTAACAAGTTCAAATGAATAAAATAACTCAACTTCAAACCATTTTAGTTTGAAGTTGAGTTATTTTGTTTTTCAATTTGAGCAATTTTGATTTCAACTCTAAAAAGTTCAACCTTGACCTTAGTGATCGATTCACTGATGCTTGAATTCTGACGTTTTTTTTCTAATAAATAAATATAAACAATAAAACCAAACAACGGAAATAATCACCATCATCGTAAATGGCCTTTAAGTTTACTATCCAATTCTTTGATTAATGCATTTAATTCTTTTTGTTGGCGATATAAATCTGCTAATTTTTCATTGTTGTTCATTGTAATCCTTAATTTAAAAGTAATTTAACTAATTAAAAAAATATTAAAATCGGTCGCATAATTTCCTTTTATTACATTTAATTATATAATCTTTTTGTTGAATAGTTAAGAGGACAAATGTATTATTTAGGAATTATATTAGCATCAATCATCGGTTATTTTATCGGATCGATATCATGATCAATTATTGTTGTTAAATATGTTAAAGGGATTGACATCAGAGCTGTTGGCTCAAAGAATGCTGGTGCTACCAACACCACAAGAGAATTAGGAAAATATTGAGGTTTTATTGTTGCCCTTTTAGATGGATGTAAATCAGTTGTAACTGCTTTAATTGCAATGCTGTTTTCAATGATTCCCAATGATTTATTTAAAGAAACAAGTTACTTTATTCCCATGTTGTTTGTTTTGATTGGGCATTGTTATCCAATTTATTATAAATTTAAAGGTGGTAAAGCAGTTGCTTCATTTATGGGGTTTTTATTTGTTGCTAACCCATTTTATTTTGGATTCTTTCTACTGGTTTGATTTGTTGTTGTTTGAAAAACAAGAAAAGTGAGCATCGCAAGTATTGTAGCTGCACTTGCCACTTGTTTAATCTTCATCTGGTTACCTTGAATTAATGGGATTAATAGTTTTAGTGGTGGTTGAAATAGTTGAGAGCAATGACAAGGTGTATGATCAAATCCGTGGTTAAGATTTAGTTGAATTAATTATTTACATCAACTAACCGCACCAATTAGTCATCACCAATTTGCTGAAAATATTTTAGCAATTAATACAATGATTTTAATGGGAATGACAATGCTAGCATATCGTCACTTCCCAAATATTATTCGCATTAAAAATCATAAAGAACCAAAAACTTTTCCCACTCTAACTCCAGAACAAAAGTTAGAATACAAAAAACATATTAAAGATCGTTCTAAAAAACAAAAAAAATAATTCGGATTTCCGAATTATTTTTTTGCTTTTTTCATGGCGTTGATGGTTTTTTTAATGTCACCTTCACTAGGTTTACGACCCATGCTCATATACATGGCACGAATTTGACCTTCAGTAATTGGGGGGTTGTCTTTCAATTGTTTTTTAACAATCAACCTGGTTACAAAGAAACCAATGATTGCCCCAACAATAATTCCTCCAATAATCACTCCAACAAGTGTCCCTGCTAAAGCTCCGCCTTCTAGGCTTGCCAATATTGTTAAATTCATTAATTATGCGTCCTTTCTTGTTTTAAGTGTTTTAATAATTTGTTCAGAGATATTTTCAACATTGAAGCCGAATTTATCCATGACCACATCTCCAGGTGCTGATTCACCAAAACGATCAATTCCAAATGATAAACCATTTTCACCAACGTATTTAGCTCAACCATAAGTTGTTCCCATTTCGATTGAAACACGTAATGATTTTGCATTTAAAATTTGGGCTTTATAATTGGCATCTTGTTTTTCAAATAAAAACATTGATGGCATTGAAACAACACTAGTTGCAATTTTTTTCTTGTTTAAAGCATCAGCAACTTTAACAGCTAAATCAACTTCACTACCAGTGGCGATCAAAGTTACTTTAGCATTTGCTTTTGCTTGTAAAACATAAGCACCTTTGCTAACTTCTGCAAAAACATCTTGATGTTTTTGCTCAGTTAAATCTTGTCTAGTTAAAACAATACTTGTTGGTGTTTGCTTTGATTCTAAACCAATTTTGTAAGCAGCCATTGTTTCAGCATAATCAGCTGGACGAATGACATTGTGATTAGGAATTGTTCTTAACATTGCCAATTGTTCAATTGGTTCATGTGTTGGACCATCTTCACCAACAGCCACAGAATCATGAGTTAAAACAAATAGTTGTTGTAATTTCATTAATGATGCTAAACGTAAAGCTGGTTTCATGTAATCTGTAAAAACAAAGAAAGTTGAAGCAACTGGAAGAATTCCTCCATGTGCTGCCATTCCGTTATTAATCGCAGTCATTCCAAATTCTCGCACACCATACATCACGTTTCTTCCAACGCGATTTTTAGGAGTAAAATCTCCATCTAAACCTTTGATTTTAGTTGATGATGATAAATCAGCACTTCCACCCAACATTGTTGGGTTAGCGCGCATAACATTTTCAAAAATTGACCCAGAACTAATTCTTGTTGCTTGAGTTTTTTGAGGATTGGCAGTTTCTACTTCTTGTTGCGGGAAGTTTCATTTACCATCAATTGCATTCATTAATTCTTCATATTCGTTTGGGTATGAAGTTTGATATGAATTTAATAATAATTCTCAATTTTTGAAAGTTTGTTTTCCACGTTCCATCACAATTTTTTCATAAAACTCATATGTTGATTCTGGCACTTCAAAATCTTTGTATTTTCATCCAAAAAATTCTTCTGTGTGTGCTAAATCTTTTCCTAAAGGAGCTCCATGCACAGCACTAGTTCCTTGTTTTGTTGCACCTAATCCAATCACTGTTTTGATTTCAATATATGTTGGTAAATTTGATTTCTTTGCTTTTTCAATTGCTTTGGAAATCGCAACAACATCTTCGCCATCTTTGACCAAAATGGTGTTTCATCCAGCTGCTTTAAATCTTTTGTGCATATCTTCTTTGTTAGCTTTGCTAACTTCAGAATCTAGTTGAATATCATTTGAATCATGAATCACAATTAATTTATTTAAAGTTTGGAATCCAGCAAAAGAAATCGCTTCTTGACTAATTCCTTCTTGTAAATCTCCGTCACCAACTAAAACAAAAGTATGGTGATCAATAATGTCTAATCTTGCTTTATTGAATTTAGCGGCCAAAAAAGCTTCAGCCATTGCCATTCCAACTCCCATTGTAACCCCTTGTCCTAAAGGACCAGTTGTAACTTCAACTCCATCAGTTAACCCTAATTCAGGGTGACCTGGAGTGTTTGAACCTCATTGTCTAAAGTTTTTTAAATCGTTAATTGAAACTTTAAAACCAGCAAGGTGCAGCATTGCATAAAGCAATGCTGATCCATGTCCTGCACTCAACACAAAACGATCACGATTAAATCATTTAGCTTCTTTTGGATAAAGGTTCATATTCTCTGTAAAAAGAGAGTAAATAATTGGTGCTGCTCCTAAGACAATTCCAGGATGTCCAGAATTGGCTTTATTTACAGCTTGAATACCAAGCATTCTGATTGCGTTTAAGTTATCATTTCCTTTGTTATTTTTCATTTTTACCATCTTTCTTTTTTGTTATTTCGTTGCCTTGTTCATCAACAATTTTAATATTTTCTAATTGTTGTTTAACTCCTTGGCGAAATATACTAATATATTTATTTCTCAAGAGTTCACGAAGTTCTTTTTCTTCATCGTTTAATTCTCGAGTTTTTGCAAGTTGGGCAAATTCATTGATTTTAACAATCAATTCATCCATTTGCATTGCTTCTACTTTTTCATTTTTCTTCATACTTTTATTTTAATTACAATTTGGATTCATTACAAAATTTGTTGTCCTTAATAATTTATTTATTTCAAAGATAATAATCATTTTGACTGAAATATTTTCAGTCAAAATGATTTATATTTGCTTATAAAACAATATTAATTCAAGAAAATGAACAAATGCCTAACATTTTGTTAATTTTCTTATTCTTCCCTTCTTTTATAATCTTTTAAATTATAAACCCAAAACCGCATTTTAGATTAATGCTTTTCTCAAATAAATCATTTTTTCAAAATCATTTTTATATTTTTCATTCAGAATGGTGATGGAAAATTCCATCTTTTCAAAATTTTTCAACGATACTCACCCTAATCCTGAAATAACAATATCAATTTCTTTATCTTTGATATTTTTTAATTTTCAAAGATATGGATTGATTGTTGAATCGATTAATTGGGGCTTTAATAGATTCAAATTCTTTTCTCAATATCGAACAACATTTTCGGTTTTAGTTCTGTGAATATCAATTTGAGATGAACTATAAAAATGAATATCATTAGTTTTGTTATTTTTAAAATCAAAGTTAATTGAGAAAAAACCACCAACAACAATACTTTGACCACTCTCTAATTGATATGTGTATTGTTTCATTTCTTTTTTGAAATAGAAATATTTCATTTGATCAACACTTGCTAAATTAGAAAGACTATTTTTTTTATTAATTCCAGGAGTGTCAAAAAAACTAATTTCATCATCTAAAGCAATTTTTATTTCATTTAAAGTTGTATTAAAAAACGGTGAAATGACTGTTTTAGATGTTAAGTTAGCTTCTCTTAATAAAGCTGTTATCAAACTTGATTTCCCAGCATTGGAAAAACCAATAAAGTATTTATTACCTTTTTCTTTTTTAACAAACCCTAACAAATGTTTAATTGAGTCTTGATTAAAACTTGAAACAGTTGTGAATTTTAAATCTTTAATTTCTGAATCTGAAAATGCTTCTTTAACATAATTTAAAATTTTAGTTTGTTTAATTGATTTGGGCATTAAATCAATTTTATTCACCAAAACAATAACTCTTTCATTTTGGATCAAGGCTTCTAATTTAATATCTCTTGAATTTTTGATGTCTAAAACATCAATGACATAAAAAATTATTTTAGAATCTTTTCTTGAAACAATTTTTTTGATATTTTCAAAAAATGGTTGAGTTTCAATTTCATAAGAATTATATTCACCATAATTTTTCATTTTAAAACATCTTAAACAATAGTCATTTTCCATTTTTATTGCAAAACCTATTTTTTTTGAATCTTGAATTTGTAATTCAACTCCACAGCCAACA encodes the following:
- a CDS encoding PTS mannitol transporter subunit IICB — protein: MEEVIKEINSKNESNPTKLFLKNNFNKIIVMRRVQKFGGWLSAMIMPVIGVIIGWGLLSAFFIPDGWTPVKAISDHVTGNLMTYLIPILIGYQAGKLVHGNRGGTIAAFVVFGVIVGNQFNPGFAADSKPTPQFLGAMICGPIGAGVLKGFDKLIEGKIKEGFEMLVNNFSLAILGAAMCLGAFYGMPYVINGISHVLGIIVKAAINAKLIFLAALIIEPAKLLFLNNAINHGVLTPLGLDMARETGKSILFLLEANPGPGLGMLVATIIFDKKSRGQAAGASVIHFFGGIHEVYFPFALMRPALIISLLGGGLVGDAIFQSFGAGLIGPASPGSIIAVYAMTKSEALNYAGVSVGIIGAAAASLGIASLIFLINRKKYKKMGQEELQASGQKVVQLKGKESKYIKTDVKKANVEVVKLDSIPKTIIFACEAGMGSSAMGASILKKKFKEAGIPMKVLNYAVKELPTDAEYVITQEKLTELAKNKAPNAVHKSINNFLNKEFYDKIIDEIKLEMDKSNEEGKTK
- a CDS encoding PTS sugar transporter subunit IIA; its protein translation is MKKERQNKILYIFLSYKTINKYTLKNHLDISFKTLDRDINDLNDFLKPIKTYISKIDDNYILMNAQTHLILNFTKLNDEFLMISERLIFIILEILKNEHVQQARLLEDLQISKNILVEDLQKLKIILEKYDLELLWEKKGITIPDLSIEKLIPIISNNAVDIIFLKKNSTLLQYGDLSQLFSEYIYKKLVRYFKIDNFKIIYNHLVNLIIDQQNLSEINIAIMAMKITFYLNHSKNKNLNLLDSINFKKDLNNLYLSPHDQNILNSIWLKEDYKTNILSCVQEIENEIEKLFHHKLLLDEYIEERLTQHLIANIFNDKVDDLIIEEYKQNLYKYKNNYFEIFTIIALAIEKNFANQDLNLALTYELFIHIIIYLNTLLANVEAKILAVCVGGMGQSFMLKSFLKSLYPKSEIETSSLSLINKKKLPEYDLVISTIDIGNYKNANLIQFPIASILSQREQLSFFINLKIYEKLIGHNKIKKIFSPENVLINQNAKTKEEAILKCGNLLKELGYITDEYIDSMLERERHFSTYIGNWIAICHGMDGRGVLDNGIVIIHFEKPIMFEDQPTHFLVGLSAKNSQYNDFFEKMSIKLLEIDFVEELLKHPSRERIFKEFEL
- a CDS encoding PTS sugar transporter subunit IIA — its product is MLKKEHIFLNQKFNSKAEILNDIFLKFKKEKVDPVYIDSILEREKLASFYIGNKISIPHGTYEGMQSLKESLILFYHLKNEVIWDGEIVKIVIALAIKPEHQMEVLQNIAVNSMDEEFFEDLINFPTLEKIEQLTSSNE
- the plsY gene encoding glycerol-3-phosphate 1-O-acyltransferase PlsY yields the protein MRGQMYYLGIILASIIGYFIGSISWSIIVVKYVKGIDIRAVGSKNAGATNTTRELGKYWGFIVALLDGCKSVVTALIAMLFSMIPNDLFKETSYFIPMLFVLIGHCYPIYYKFKGGKAVASFMGFLFVANPFYFGFFLLVWFVVVWKTRKVSIASIVAALATCLIFIWLPWINGINSFSGGWNSWEQWQGVWSNPWLRFSWINYLHQLTAPISHHQFAENILAINTMILMGMTMLAYRHFPNIIRIKNHKEPKTFPTLTPEQKLEYKKHIKDRSKKQKK
- a CDS encoding YneF family protein, whose amino-acid sequence is MNLTILASLEGGALAGTLVGVIIGGIIVGAIIGFFVTRLIVKKQLKDNPPITEGQIRAMYMSMGRKPSEGDIKKTINAMKKAKK
- the tkt gene encoding transketolase → MKNNKGNDNLNAIRMLGIQAVNKANSGHPGIVLGAAPIIYSLFTENMNLYPKEAKWFNRDRFVLSAGHGSALLYAMLHLAGFKVSINDLKNFRQWGSNTPGHPELGLTDGVEVTTGPLGQGVTMGVGMAMAEAFLAAKFNKARLDIIDHHTFVLVGDGDLQEGISQEAISFAGFQTLNKLIVIHDSNDIQLDSEVSKANKEDMHKRFKAAGWNTILVKDGEDVVAISKAIEKAKKSNLPTYIEIKTVIGLGATKQGTSAVHGAPLGKDLAHTEEFFGWKYKDFEVPESTYEFYEKIVMERGKQTFKNWELLLNSYQTSYPNEYEELMNAIDGKWNFPQQEVETANPQKTQATRISSGSIFENVMRANPTMLGGSADLSSSTKIKGLDGDFTPKNRVGRNVMYGVREFGMTAINNGMAAHGGILPVASTFFVFTDYMKPALRLASLMKLQQLFVLTHDSVAVGEDGPTHEPIEQLAMLRTIPNHNVIRPADYAETMAAYKIGLESKQTPTSIVLTRQDLTEQKHQDVFAEVSKGAYVLQAKANAKVTLIATGSEVDLAVKVADALNKKKIATSVVSMPSMFLFEKQDANYKAQILNAKSLRVSIEMGTTYGWAKYVGENGLSFGIDRFGESAPGDVVMDKFGFNVENISEQIIKTLKTRKDA
- a CDS encoding DUF896 domain-containing protein — its product is MKKNEKVEAMQMDELIVKINEFAQLAKTRELNDEEKELRELLRNKYISIFRQGVKQQLENIKIVDEQGNEITKKKDGKNEK
- a CDS encoding GTPase, with translation MKTCVGCGVELQIQDSKKIGFAIKMENDYCLRCFKMKNYGEYNSYEIETQPFFENIKKIVSRKDSKIIFYVIDVLDIKNSRDIKLEALIQNERVIVLVNKIDLMPKSIKQTKILNYVKEAFSDSEIKDLKFTTVSSFNQDSIKHLLGFVKKEKGNKYFIGFSNAGKSSLITALLREANLTSKTVISPFFNTTLNEIKIALDDEISFFDTPGINKKNSLSNLASVDQMKYFYFKKEMKQYTYQLESGQSIVVGGFFSINFDFKNNKTNDIHFYSSSQIDIHRTKTENVVRYWEKNLNLLKPQLIDSTINPYLWKLKNIKDKEIDIVISGLGWVSLKNFEKMEFSITILNEKYKNDFEKMIYLRKALI